The following are encoded in a window of Paraburkholderia sp. HP33-1 genomic DNA:
- the dusB gene encoding tRNA dihydrouridine synthase DusB, with protein sequence MPTLGSHNLRNNLFVAPMAGVTDRPFRQLCKRLGAGYAVSEMVASNAQLWKSEKTMRRANHEGEVEPIAVQIAGADPDMMAEAARYNVANGAQIIDINMGCPAKKVCNVAAGSALLQNEPLVQRIVEAVVNAVGVGPDAVPVTLKIRTGWNRENKNALNVARLAQEAGISMLTVHGRTRADLYHGDAEYETIAAVKAAVRIPVVANGDITSPQKAREVLAATGADAIMIGRAAQGRPWLFREIEHFLQTGELLPPPRIDEIQQVMNEHLEDHYAFYGEFTGVRTARKHIGWYTRGLSGANLFRHRMNTLDTTREQLLAVNEFFDAQKAISDRLVYVDEAPDSQGEDPTDRLAA encoded by the coding sequence ATGCCCACTCTCGGCTCCCACAATCTGCGCAACAACCTGTTCGTCGCCCCGATGGCCGGCGTGACCGACCGGCCATTCCGCCAGCTGTGCAAACGGCTCGGCGCGGGCTACGCCGTGTCGGAAATGGTCGCGTCGAACGCGCAGCTGTGGAAGAGCGAAAAAACCATGCGCCGCGCGAACCACGAAGGCGAGGTCGAGCCGATCGCCGTTCAGATCGCCGGCGCGGACCCCGACATGATGGCCGAAGCCGCCCGCTACAACGTCGCGAACGGCGCGCAGATCATCGACATCAACATGGGCTGCCCGGCCAAGAAGGTCTGCAACGTCGCGGCCGGCTCGGCGCTGCTGCAGAACGAGCCGCTCGTGCAGCGGATCGTCGAGGCCGTCGTCAACGCGGTCGGCGTCGGGCCCGACGCAGTGCCCGTCACGCTGAAAATCCGCACCGGCTGGAATCGCGAGAACAAAAACGCGTTGAATGTCGCGCGTCTCGCGCAAGAAGCGGGCATTTCGATGCTGACCGTCCACGGCCGCACGCGCGCCGACCTGTACCACGGGGACGCCGAATACGAAACCATCGCCGCGGTGAAAGCGGCGGTACGCATTCCAGTCGTCGCGAACGGCGACATTACGTCGCCGCAAAAGGCGCGCGAGGTGCTCGCCGCGACCGGCGCGGACGCGATCATGATCGGGCGCGCCGCGCAGGGCCGTCCGTGGCTGTTTCGCGAAATCGAGCATTTCCTGCAGACGGGCGAGCTGCTGCCGCCGCCGCGCATCGACGAAATCCAGCAGGTGATGAACGAGCATCTCGAAGATCACTATGCGTTTTACGGCGAATTTACCGGTGTGCGCACTGCGCGCAAGCACATCGGCTGGTACACTCGCGGCCTTTCCGGCGCCAACCTGTTCCGGCATCGCATGAATACGCTGGACACCACGCGCGAACAACTCCTCGCCGTCAACGAATTCTTTGACGCGCAAAAGGCGATCTCAGACCGCCTCGTCTACGTCGACGAAGCGCCCGACAGCCAGGGCGAGGACCCCACCGACCGACTAGCAGCATGA
- a CDS encoding Fis family transcriptional regulator, which produces MSKNNIEQSVRDSLDVYFQDLDGSNPHDVYDMVISCVEKPLLEVVLEQAGGNQSLAAEYLGINRNTLRKKLQQHGLL; this is translated from the coding sequence ATGAGCAAGAACAATATCGAACAATCCGTCCGCGACAGCCTGGACGTGTATTTCCAGGATCTCGACGGATCCAATCCGCACGACGTCTACGACATGGTCATTTCATGCGTGGAAAAACCCTTGCTCGAAGTGGTGCTCGAGCAGGCCGGCGGTAACCAGTCGCTGGCCGCCGAGTATCTCGGCATCAACCGCAATACGCTGCGCAAGAAGCTGCAACAACACGGTTTGCTGTAG
- the purH gene encoding bifunctional phosphoribosylaminoimidazolecarboxamide formyltransferase/IMP cyclohydrolase yields MIKQALISVSDKSGIVDFAKSLSDLGIKILSTGGTAKLLADAGLSVTEVADYTGFPEMLDGRVKTLHPKVHGGILARRDLPEHMAALEKHDIPTIDLLVVNLYPFVQTVSKEECSLEDAIENIDIGGPTMLRSAAKNHRDVTVIVDPADYAVVLDEMRANGNTVSYRTNFRLATKVYAHTAQYDGAITNYLTSLTDELQHASRNEYPATFNMAFEKVQDLRYGENPHQSAAFYRDLTVPAGALANYNQLQGKELSYNNIADSDAAWECVKTFDVPACVIVKHANPCGVAVGANALEAYSKAFQTDPTSAFGGIIAFNREVDEAAAQAVAKQFVEVLIAPSFSAEARQVFAAKQNVRLLEIALGEGHNTFDLKRVGGGLLVQSLDSKNVQPRELRVVTKRHPTPKEMDDLLFAWRVAKYVKSNAIVFCANGMTLGVGAGQMSRVDSARIASIKAQNAGLTLAGSAVASDAFFPFRDGLDVVVAAGATCVIQPGGSVRDDEVVSAADEHNIAMVLTGVRHFRH; encoded by the coding sequence ATGATCAAGCAAGCGCTCATCTCCGTTTCAGACAAGTCCGGCATCGTCGACTTCGCCAAATCGCTGTCGGACCTCGGCATCAAGATCCTGTCGACCGGCGGCACCGCGAAACTGCTCGCGGACGCGGGCCTGTCCGTCACTGAAGTCGCCGATTACACGGGCTTCCCGGAAATGCTCGATGGGCGCGTGAAAACGCTGCATCCGAAGGTGCACGGCGGCATCCTCGCGCGTCGCGATCTGCCCGAGCACATGGCCGCACTTGAGAAGCACGACATTCCGACCATCGACCTGCTGGTCGTGAACCTGTACCCGTTCGTGCAGACCGTGTCGAAGGAAGAGTGCTCGCTGGAAGACGCGATCGAGAACATCGACATCGGCGGCCCGACGATGCTGCGCTCGGCCGCGAAGAATCACCGCGACGTGACGGTGATCGTCGATCCGGCCGACTACGCGGTCGTGCTCGATGAAATGCGCGCGAACGGCAACACGGTGTCGTACAGGACGAACTTCCGCCTCGCGACCAAGGTGTACGCGCACACCGCGCAGTACGACGGCGCGATCACGAACTACCTGACGAGCCTGACCGACGAGCTGCAGCATGCGTCGCGCAACGAATATCCGGCCACCTTCAACATGGCGTTCGAGAAGGTGCAGGACCTGCGCTACGGCGAAAACCCGCATCAGAGCGCGGCGTTCTACCGCGACCTGACGGTACCGGCCGGCGCGCTTGCGAACTACAACCAGTTGCAGGGCAAGGAACTGTCGTACAACAACATCGCCGACTCCGACGCGGCGTGGGAATGCGTGAAGACCTTCGACGTGCCGGCCTGCGTCATCGTCAAGCACGCGAATCCATGCGGCGTCGCGGTCGGCGCGAACGCGCTCGAAGCGTATTCGAAGGCATTCCAGACCGATCCGACCTCGGCGTTCGGCGGCATCATCGCGTTCAACCGCGAAGTCGACGAAGCCGCTGCGCAAGCCGTCGCGAAGCAGTTCGTCGAAGTGCTGATCGCGCCGTCGTTCAGCGCCGAGGCACGCCAGGTGTTCGCGGCGAAGCAGAACGTGCGTCTGCTCGAAATCGCACTGGGCGAAGGCCATAACACGTTCGATCTGAAGCGCGTCGGCGGGGGCCTGCTGGTGCAGTCGCTCGACTCGAAGAACGTGCAGCCGCGCGAGCTGCGCGTGGTCACGAAGCGTCACCCGACGCCGAAGGAAATGGACGACCTGCTGTTCGCATGGCGCGTCGCGAAGTATGTGAAGTCGAACGCGATCGTGTTCTGCGCGAACGGCATGACGCTCGGCGTCGGCGCGGGCCAGATGAGCCGCGTGGACTCGGCGCGCATCGCGAGCATCAAGGCGCAGAACGCCGGTCTGACGCTGGCCGGTTCGGCGGTCGCATCGGACGCGTTCTTCCCGTTCCGCGACGGTCTCGACGTGGTCGTCGCGGCAGGCGCGACCTGCGTGATCCAGCCGGGCGGCTCGGTGCGTGACGACGAGGTGGTCAGCGCCGCCGACGAGCACAACATCGCGATGGTGCTGACGGGCGTGCGTCACTTCCGTCATTGA
- the ruvC gene encoding crossover junction endodeoxyribonuclease RuvC, protein MRILGIDPGLRVTGFGVIEQHGHKLSYVASGVIRTADADLPSRLGTIFAGISTLIREHAPDQAAIEKVFVNVNPQSTLLLGQARGAAICGLVAGGVPVAEYTALQLKQSVVGYGRATKEQMQQMVVRLLSLSGVPGTDAADALGMAICHAHGGSTLSTLGGIAPALAKKGLRVRRGRLVG, encoded by the coding sequence ATGAGAATTCTCGGCATCGACCCCGGCCTGCGCGTGACCGGCTTCGGCGTGATCGAACAGCACGGCCACAAGCTGAGCTACGTCGCGAGCGGCGTGATCCGCACCGCCGACGCCGATCTGCCGTCGCGGCTCGGCACCATCTTCGCAGGCATCTCGACGTTGATCCGCGAGCACGCGCCGGATCAGGCGGCGATCGAAAAAGTTTTCGTCAACGTCAATCCGCAGTCGACGCTGCTGCTCGGCCAGGCGCGCGGCGCCGCGATCTGCGGGCTCGTCGCGGGCGGCGTGCCGGTCGCCGAATACACCGCCCTGCAACTGAAGCAGTCGGTGGTCGGCTATGGCCGCGCCACCAAGGAGCAGATGCAGCAGATGGTCGTGCGGCTGCTGAGTCTGTCCGGCGTACCCGGCACCGACGCCGCCGACGCGCTCGGCATGGCCATCTGTCACGCGCACGGCGGCTCGACACTGAGCACGCTCGGCGGCATCGCGCCGGCGCTCGCGAAGAAGGGGCTGCGGGTGCGGCGCGGACGTCTGGTCGGTTAA
- the ruvA gene encoding Holliday junction branch migration protein RuvA — protein MIGRIAGVLLEKNPPHLLVDCNGVGYEVDVPMSTFYNLPSTGERVVLLTQMIVREDAHLLYGFGTAQERATFRELLKISGIGARMALAVLSGMSVAELAQTVTMQDAARLTRVPGIGKKTAERLLLELKGKLGADLGAMAGAASASDHASDILNALLALGYSEKEALAAIKNVPAGTGVSEGIKLALKALSKG, from the coding sequence ATGATCGGTCGCATTGCCGGCGTTCTGCTGGAAAAAAACCCGCCGCATCTGCTCGTCGACTGCAACGGCGTCGGCTACGAAGTGGACGTGCCGATGAGCACGTTCTACAACCTGCCGTCGACCGGCGAGCGCGTCGTGCTGCTCACACAGATGATCGTGCGCGAGGACGCGCACCTGCTGTACGGCTTCGGTACCGCGCAGGAACGCGCGACCTTCCGCGAGCTGCTGAAGATTTCCGGCATCGGCGCGCGCATGGCGCTCGCGGTGCTGTCGGGCATGAGCGTCGCGGAGCTCGCGCAGACCGTCACGATGCAGGACGCCGCGCGCCTCACGCGCGTGCCGGGCATCGGCAAGAAGACCGCCGAGCGCCTGCTGCTCGAACTGAAAGGCAAGCTCGGCGCCGACCTCGGCGCGATGGCGGGCGCCGCGTCGGCATCCGACCACGCATCCGACATCCTCAATGCGCTGCTCGCGCTCGGCTACTCGGAAAAAGAAGCGCTCGCGGCGATCAAGAACGTGCCGGCCGGCACGGGTGTGTCCGAGGGCATCAAGCTCGCGTTGAAGGCGCTGTCCAAGGGCTGA
- the ruvB gene encoding Holliday junction branch migration DNA helicase RuvB — translation MIETDKLAAERIIAATPASSHEEAFERALRPRQLEEYVGQEKVRGQLEIFIEAAKRRSESLDHVLLFGPPGLGKTTLAHIIAREMGVNLRQTSGPVLERAGDLAALLTNLEANDVLFIDEIHRLSPVVEEILYPALEDYQIDIMIGEGPAARSVKLDLQPFTLVGATTRAGMLTNPLRDRFGIVARLEFYNAEELSRIVTRSASLLGAQIHPDGAFEIARRARGTPRIANRLLRRVRDFAEVKADGNITAQVADAALSMLDVDAVGFDLMDRKLLEAILYKFDGGPVGVDNLAAAIGEERDTIEDVLEPYLIQQGFLQRTPRGRVATLLTYRHFGLAAPDSSSALPGLWNSTN, via the coding sequence ATGATCGAAACCGACAAACTCGCCGCCGAGCGCATCATCGCGGCCACGCCCGCGTCATCGCACGAAGAAGCGTTCGAGCGCGCGCTGCGTCCGCGCCAGCTCGAGGAATATGTCGGCCAGGAGAAAGTACGCGGCCAGCTCGAAATCTTCATCGAGGCCGCGAAGCGCCGTTCCGAATCGCTCGACCACGTGCTGCTGTTCGGCCCGCCGGGCCTCGGCAAGACCACGCTCGCGCACATCATCGCGCGCGAGATGGGCGTCAATCTGCGGCAAACGTCGGGGCCGGTGCTCGAACGCGCTGGCGACCTCGCCGCGCTGCTCACGAATCTCGAAGCTAACGACGTGCTGTTCATCGACGAAATCCACCGGCTCTCGCCGGTCGTCGAGGAAATTCTGTACCCGGCGCTCGAGGATTATCAGATCGACATCATGATCGGCGAAGGGCCGGCCGCGCGCAGCGTGAAGCTCGACCTGCAGCCGTTCACGCTGGTCGGCGCGACCACGCGCGCGGGCATGCTGACCAATCCGCTGCGCGACCGCTTCGGCATCGTCGCGCGGCTCGAGTTCTATAACGCGGAAGAGCTCTCGCGCATCGTCACGCGTTCGGCGTCGCTGCTCGGCGCGCAAATTCATCCGGACGGTGCATTCGAAATCGCCCGTCGCGCGCGCGGCACGCCGCGTATCGCGAACCGGCTGCTGCGGCGCGTGCGTGACTTCGCCGAAGTGAAGGCCGACGGCAACATCACCGCTCAGGTGGCCGACGCCGCGCTCAGCATGCTCGACGTCGACGCGGTCGGCTTCGACCTGATGGACCGCAAGCTGCTCGAAGCGATCCTGTACAAGTTCGACGGCGGCCCGGTCGGTGTCGACAATCTCGCGGCGGCGATCGGCGAGGAGCGCGACACGATCGAAGACGTGCTCGAACCGTATCTGATCCAGCAGGGCTTCCTGCAGCGCACGCCGCGCGGCCGCGTCGCCACGCTGCTCACCTATCGGCACTTCGGCCTGGCCGCGCCGGATTCGTCGAGCGCGCTGCCGGGTCTGTGGAATTCCACGAACTGA
- a CDS encoding oxygenase MpaB family protein: MSDQTQQPGPSNHSPVNPAGDPSGNFTQRLTHRLRSKLAAGVTHLTTGSGPVLDYSSPPGDPGLFGPDSVCWKVHADFTSMMTGGISALLLQALHPLALAGVWDHSSFRTDILGRLRRTATFIAGTTYGSKDDALALIERVKRIHLDVTGLAPDGQSYRASEPALLTWVHVAEVSSFMTAHLRYVNPVLSVAAQDQYFAETARIAEMLGAIDIPRSRAEIEAYLLAMRPAMVASERTREVVRILMNAPAPSFAMRPAGTLMLNAGVDLLPDWAQTMLGLNRYAALRRTFTRPGVRVVAPVIRWALVNGISKRARRRATAVRKQD; the protein is encoded by the coding sequence ATGTCCGACCAGACCCAGCAACCCGGCCCGTCCAACCATTCCCCCGTCAATCCCGCCGGAGACCCGTCCGGCAACTTCACACAGCGGCTCACCCATCGCCTGCGCTCGAAGCTCGCCGCCGGCGTCACGCATCTGACGACCGGCAGCGGCCCCGTGCTCGACTACTCGTCACCGCCGGGCGACCCCGGCCTGTTCGGGCCCGACTCCGTCTGCTGGAAAGTCCACGCCGACTTCACGTCGATGATGACGGGCGGCATCAGCGCGCTACTGCTGCAGGCGCTGCATCCGCTCGCGCTCGCGGGCGTCTGGGACCATTCGAGCTTTCGCACCGACATTCTGGGCCGGCTGCGCCGCACGGCGACGTTCATCGCCGGCACGACGTACGGCAGCAAGGACGATGCGCTCGCGCTGATCGAACGTGTGAAGCGTATCCATCTCGACGTGACCGGCCTCGCGCCGGACGGCCAGTCGTATCGCGCGAGCGAGCCCGCGTTGCTGACATGGGTGCACGTCGCGGAAGTGTCGAGCTTCATGACCGCACATCTGCGCTACGTGAATCCGGTGCTGTCCGTCGCCGCGCAGGATCAATACTTCGCAGAGACCGCGCGCATCGCGGAAATGCTCGGCGCCATCGACATTCCGCGCTCGCGCGCCGAAATCGAAGCGTACCTGCTCGCGATGCGGCCCGCGATGGTTGCCAGCGAGCGCACGCGCGAAGTCGTCAGGATTCTGATGAACGCGCCGGCGCCAAGCTTCGCGATGCGGCCCGCCGGCACGCTGATGCTCAACGCCGGCGTCGATCTGCTGCCCGACTGGGCGCAGACGATGCTCGGCTTGAATCGCTACGCGGCGCTGCGTCGAACCTTCACGCGGCCCGGCGTGCGGGTCGTCGCGCCGGTGATTCGCTGGGCGCTGGTCAATGGGATATCGAAGCGGGCCAGGCGCCGCGCCACGGCGGTGCGGAAGCAGGATTGA
- a CDS encoding histidine phosphatase family protein, giving the protein MTTQILFIRHGETDWNRIKRIQGHIDIPLAATGIAQARRLAQRFAVEAKQGARLDAIYSSDLQRARQTAQPIGDALGLPLLSRENLRERSYGAFQGHDSDEIAQRFPDEYAQWQTRDPGFAPPEGESQRVFYHRIVHAIEPLVAAHPGGRIACVTHGGVLDCVRRFATGMRLDAPRDYPLLNSSLNVVDYVDGRATIVAWADVSHLDAGSADDDGFRKGPGR; this is encoded by the coding sequence ATGACGACGCAGATCCTGTTTATCCGGCACGGCGAGACCGACTGGAACCGCATCAAGCGCATCCAAGGCCACATTGACATTCCGCTCGCGGCGACGGGTATCGCGCAAGCGCGACGTCTCGCGCAGCGCTTTGCCGTTGAGGCGAAGCAGGGCGCGCGGCTCGACGCGATCTATTCAAGCGACCTGCAGCGCGCGCGGCAGACCGCGCAGCCGATCGGCGATGCGCTCGGCCTGCCGCTACTTTCGCGCGAGAACTTGCGTGAGCGCTCGTACGGCGCGTTCCAGGGCCATGACAGCGACGAAATCGCGCAACGTTTCCCCGACGAATACGCGCAGTGGCAAACTCGCGATCCCGGCTTCGCGCCGCCCGAAGGCGAGTCGCAACGTGTGTTCTACCACCGCATCGTGCATGCGATCGAGCCGCTCGTCGCCGCGCATCCGGGCGGGCGCATTGCCTGTGTCACGCATGGCGGCGTGCTCGACTGCGTGCGCCGCTTTGCGACCGGCATGCGGCTCGACGCGCCGCGCGACTACCCGCTGCTGAACTCCAGCCTGAACGTCGTGGATTACGTGGACGGTCGCGCGACGATCGTCGCGTGGGCGGACGTATCGCATCTCGACGCGGGCAGCGCCGACGATGATGGTTTCAGGAAGGGGCCAGGGCGCTAA
- the dtd gene encoding D-aminoacyl-tRNA deacylase gives MIALIQRVRRAEVRVADRVTGAIDAGLLALVCAERGDTEAAADKLLAKVLGYRVFSDAAGKMNLSVQNLDGAGRAGGLLLVSQFTLAADTNSGLRPSFTPAAPPDEGKRLFDYFVAAARAKHPIVETGEFGADMQVSLVNDGPVTFWLQTNA, from the coding sequence GTGATCGCGCTGATCCAACGCGTGCGGCGCGCCGAAGTGCGCGTCGCCGATCGCGTGACCGGCGCGATCGACGCGGGTCTGCTGGCGCTCGTGTGCGCGGAGCGCGGCGACACCGAGGCCGCGGCCGACAAGCTGCTCGCCAAGGTGCTCGGCTACCGCGTGTTCAGCGACGCGGCCGGCAAGATGAACCTGTCGGTGCAGAATCTCGACGGTGCTGGTCGTGCGGGCGGCCTGCTGCTCGTCTCGCAATTCACGCTCGCGGCCGATACCAACAGCGGCCTGCGCCCGAGCTTCACGCCGGCCGCGCCGCCCGACGAGGGCAAGCGCCTGTTTGATTACTTCGTCGCGGCCGCGCGCGCGAAGCATCCGATCGTCGAGACGGGCGAGTTCGGCGCGGATATGCAGGTGTCGCTCGTCAACGACGGGCCGGTCACATTCTGGTTGCAGACCAACGCATAA
- the tyrS gene encoding tyrosine--tRNA ligase has protein sequence MSTESTQPNPASAFPITDEVRHALAVTKRGVDELLIEDEFAQKLARSAATGKPLRIKLGLDPTAPDIHIGHTVVLNKMRQLQDLGHTVIFLIGDFTSLIGDPSGRNATRPPLTREQIESNAKTYFEQAALVLDRDKTEIRYNSEWSMPLGADGMIKLASRYTVARILEREDFTKRFQGGVPISIHEFLYPLMQGYDSVALNADLELGGTDQKFNLLVGRELQKQYGQEQQCILTMPLLEGLDGVEKMSKSKNNYIGISEKPTDMFGKLMSISDTLMWRYFELLSFRPLDEIAGFKREADAGRNPRDFKVMLGQEIVARFHSQADAERALDDFNHRAKGGVPDDIPAVTLAGAPLAIGQLLKQANLVPSTSEALRNIEQGGVKIDGTAVSDKGLKVEAGEYVVQVGKRRFARVTLTA, from the coding sequence ATGAGCACCGAGTCCACCCAGCCCAATCCCGCTTCCGCCTTCCCGATCACCGACGAAGTCCGTCATGCGCTCGCCGTGACCAAGCGAGGCGTCGACGAACTGCTGATCGAAGACGAATTCGCGCAAAAGCTCGCGCGGAGCGCGGCGACGGGCAAGCCGCTGCGCATCAAGCTCGGCCTTGATCCGACCGCGCCCGACATCCACATCGGCCACACGGTCGTGCTGAACAAGATGCGCCAGCTGCAGGACCTCGGCCACACGGTGATTTTCCTGATCGGCGATTTCACGTCGTTAATCGGCGATCCGTCGGGGCGTAACGCGACCCGCCCGCCGCTCACGCGCGAGCAGATCGAATCGAACGCGAAGACCTACTTCGAGCAGGCCGCGCTCGTGCTCGATCGCGACAAGACCGAGATCCGCTACAACAGCGAATGGTCGATGCCGCTCGGCGCCGACGGCATGATCAAGCTCGCGTCGCGCTACACGGTCGCGCGCATTCTCGAGCGCGAGGACTTCACGAAGCGCTTCCAGGGCGGCGTGCCGATCTCGATCCACGAATTCCTGTACCCGCTGATGCAGGGCTACGACTCGGTCGCGCTGAACGCGGACCTCGAACTCGGCGGCACGGACCAGAAGTTCAACCTGCTGGTCGGCCGCGAGTTGCAGAAGCAGTACGGCCAGGAGCAGCAATGCATCCTGACGATGCCGCTGCTCGAAGGGCTCGACGGCGTCGAGAAGATGTCGAAGTCGAAGAACAACTACATCGGCATCAGCGAAAAGCCGACCGACATGTTCGGCAAGCTGATGAGCATCTCCGACACGCTGATGTGGCGTTACTTCGAACTGCTGTCGTTCCGTCCGCTGGACGAGATCGCCGGCTTCAAGCGTGAAGCCGACGCTGGCCGCAATCCGCGCGACTTCAAGGTGATGCTCGGCCAGGAAATCGTCGCGCGTTTCCACTCGCAGGCGGATGCCGAGCGCGCGCTCGACGACTTCAATCATCGCGCGAAGGGCGGCGTGCCCGACGATATTCCCGCGGTGACGCTCGCGGGCGCACCGCTCGCGATCGGCCAATTGCTGAAGCAGGCGAACCTCGTGCCGTCGACGAGCGAGGCGTTGCGCAACATCGAGCAGGGCGGCGTGAAGATCGACGGCACTGCGGTGTCCGACAAGGGCCTGAAGGTCGAAGCGGGCGAGTACGTCGTGCAGGTCGGCAAGCGCCGCTTCGCGCGCGTGACGCTGACGGCGTGA
- a CDS encoding anhydro-N-acetylmuramic acid kinase → MAQDPADGIYFGLMSGTSMDGVDGVAVRFARGKAPEVLAEAFVGFSAGIRQALFALQQPGDNEIEREALAANALAARYTVCCHDLLRDSRVSADDVRAIGVHGQTVRHRPEKGYTRQINNPALLAEMLHIDVVADFRSRDVASGGQGAPLVPAFHATIFGAKDETRVVCNLGGISNITILSATGGVRGFDCGPANALLDAWAERHLGKPFDENGHFAANGQVDRKLLNALLDEPFFAEQPPKSTGRDLFNTAWLDAKLEPFAALAPADVQATLVALTAVTVAREIERHASDARAVYVCGGGARNPEIMKALQQALEDSGVSGLPVMTTDALGVPPSQVEPLAFAWLAMRCIARLPGNLPSVTGASAERVLGAIYPR, encoded by the coding sequence GTGGCGCAAGACCCCGCAGACGGCATCTATTTCGGACTGATGTCGGGAACCAGTATGGACGGCGTGGACGGCGTGGCCGTCCGGTTTGCCAGAGGGAAGGCGCCCGAGGTGCTGGCCGAAGCGTTCGTCGGCTTCTCGGCCGGCATTCGCCAGGCACTGTTCGCGCTGCAGCAGCCGGGGGACAACGAGATCGAGCGCGAGGCGCTCGCCGCCAACGCGCTTGCGGCGCGCTACACGGTATGCTGTCACGATCTGCTGCGCGACAGCCGCGTGTCGGCCGACGACGTCCGCGCGATCGGCGTGCATGGACAGACCGTGCGGCATCGTCCAGAAAAGGGCTATACGCGACAGATCAACAACCCGGCGCTGCTCGCGGAAATGTTGCATATCGACGTGGTCGCCGATTTCCGCAGCCGCGACGTCGCCTCAGGCGGCCAGGGCGCACCGCTCGTGCCCGCTTTTCACGCGACGATCTTCGGCGCGAAGGACGAAACGCGCGTCGTCTGCAATCTTGGCGGCATCAGCAACATCACGATCCTGAGCGCGACCGGCGGGGTACGCGGCTTTGACTGCGGCCCGGCGAACGCGCTGCTCGACGCGTGGGCCGAGCGCCATCTCGGCAAGCCATTCGACGAAAACGGTCATTTCGCGGCGAACGGCCAGGTGGATCGCAAGCTGCTGAACGCGTTGCTCGACGAGCCGTTCTTCGCCGAGCAGCCGCCCAAGAGCACCGGCCGCGATCTGTTCAACACCGCATGGCTCGATGCGAAGCTCGAGCCGTTCGCCGCGCTTGCGCCAGCCGACGTACAGGCGACGCTCGTCGCGCTGACCGCGGTGACGGTCGCGCGCGAGATCGAGCGTCATGCCTCCGACGCGCGCGCGGTGTATGTGTGCGGCGGCGGTGCGCGCAATCCGGAAATCATGAAGGCGTTGCAGCAGGCACTCGAAGACAGCGGCGTAAGCGGACTACCCGTGATGACGACCGACGCGCTCGGCGTGCCGCCGAGCCAGGTCGAGCCGCTCGCGTTCGCGTGGCTCGCGATGCGCTGCATCGCGCGTCTGCCGGGTAATCTGCCGAGCGTGACCGGGGCGTCCGCGGAGCGGGTGCTGGGGGCGATTTATCCGCGCTGA
- the erpA gene encoding iron-sulfur cluster insertion protein ErpA yields the protein MNAVTDTPVTEMPAPFVFTDAAADKVKQLIDEEGNPELKLRVFVQGGGCSGFQYGFTFDEAINEDDTVMNKSGVQLLIDSMSYQYLVGAEIDYKDDINGAQFVIKNPNATTTCGCGSSFSV from the coding sequence ATGAACGCAGTCACCGACACCCCCGTGACCGAGATGCCGGCCCCCTTCGTCTTTACCGACGCAGCGGCTGACAAGGTCAAGCAACTGATCGATGAGGAAGGCAACCCGGAGCTCAAGCTGCGCGTGTTCGTGCAGGGCGGCGGCTGCTCGGGCTTCCAGTACGGCTTCACGTTTGACGAAGCGATCAACGAAGACGACACCGTGATGAACAAGAGCGGCGTCCAACTGCTGATCGACTCGATGAGCTACCAGTACCTGGTCGGCGCCGAGATCGACTACAAGGACGACATCAACGGCGCGCAGTTCGTCATCAAGAACCCGAACGCGACTACGACCTGCGGTTGCGGCTCGTCGTTCTCGGTCTGA
- the rpsI gene encoding 30S ribosomal protein S9, with translation MIGNWNYGTGRRKSAVARVFIKAGKGDIVVNGKPIADYFSRETSLMIVRQPLELTNHGTTFDIKVNVTGGGETGQAGAVRHGITRALMDYDATLKPELSKAGFVTRDAREVERKKVGFHKARRRKQFSKR, from the coding sequence ATGATCGGTAACTGGAATTACGGCACGGGCCGCCGCAAGAGCGCCGTCGCTCGCGTGTTCATCAAGGCAGGCAAGGGCGACATCGTCGTCAACGGCAAGCCCATCGCCGACTACTTCTCGCGCGAAACGTCGCTGATGATCGTCCGTCAGCCGCTGGAACTCACGAACCACGGCACCACGTTCGACATCAAGGTCAACGTGACGGGTGGCGGTGAAACGGGTCAAGCCGGTGCGGTTCGCCACGGCATCACCCGCGCGCTGATGGACTACGACGCAACGCTGAAGCCGGAGCTGTCGAAGGCTGGCTTCGTCACGCGTGACGCTCGTGAAGTCGAACGTAAGAAGGTCGGCTTCCACAAGGCACGTCGCCGCAAGCAGTTCTCGAAGCGTTAA